In Microbulbifer sp. GL-2, the following are encoded in one genomic region:
- a CDS encoding alpha/beta fold hydrolase — MNPLVRNIGALGVAFLTTFGATQSLADSKSSQAIEPAISYSKTASTITTRDGVQLYYKDWGPKDGPVVTFSHGWPLSSDSWESQMIFLASKGYRVVAHDRRGHGRSSQPWDGNDMDHYADDLAAVIKALDLKDVTLVGFSTGGGEVARYIGRHGTDRVKKAALISAVTPLMLKTRTNPGGLPLEVFDGIRNGSLENRSQLYLDIASGPFFGFNRPDAEPSQGLIQSFWAQGMQGGHKNTYDSIAAFSATDFRGDLKKFDVPTLIVHGDDDQIVPIDNSARAAAKIVRNAKLVVYPGAPHGLADTHKDRLNQDLLKFLQDR; from the coding sequence CTTTCCTTACTACCTTCGGCGCAACACAATCTTTAGCTGACTCAAAATCTAGTCAAGCTATCGAACCCGCTATTAGCTATTCCAAAACCGCCAGCACCATCACCACCCGTGATGGAGTACAGCTTTATTACAAGGATTGGGGGCCAAAAGACGGGCCGGTTGTTACCTTCAGTCATGGTTGGCCTCTAAGCTCGGATAGCTGGGAATCCCAGATGATATTCCTGGCATCTAAAGGCTATCGCGTCGTGGCGCACGATAGGCGAGGGCACGGCCGCTCCAGCCAGCCCTGGGATGGTAATGATATGGATCATTACGCAGATGATCTGGCAGCCGTCATCAAAGCGCTGGACCTGAAAGATGTGACCTTGGTAGGTTTTTCCACCGGTGGCGGTGAGGTCGCGCGCTATATCGGCCGGCATGGTACGGATCGCGTCAAGAAAGCCGCACTGATCTCAGCAGTGACACCGCTTATGCTCAAGACCAGAACCAATCCGGGTGGTTTGCCGCTGGAAGTGTTTGATGGTATCCGTAATGGGTCCCTGGAAAACCGCTCTCAACTTTACCTCGATATCGCATCTGGACCATTCTTCGGATTTAATCGTCCGGATGCAGAGCCCTCGCAAGGTTTGATACAGTCATTCTGGGCGCAGGGAATGCAAGGTGGACATAAGAATACCTACGATTCTATCGCTGCCTTTTCGGCTACAGATTTTCGTGGGGACCTGAAGAAGTTTGATGTGCCCACGCTGATAGTTCATGGGGATGACGACCAGATTGTACCCATCGACAATTCAGCCCGTGCCGCAGCTAAAATTGTCCGCAATGCCAAGTTGGTTGTTTATCCCGGCGCGCCGCATGGCCTTGCCGACACTCACAAAGACCGACTCAATCAAGACCTACTGAAGTTTTTACAGGATAGATGA